One Nitrosomonas sp. PY1 DNA window includes the following coding sequences:
- a CDS encoding class III extradiol ring-cleavage dioxygenase produces the protein MNKHSSEKLSSVIYIPHGGGPLPILGDKAQEKLVVFLREIARDLNKPSAILIISAHWEEDQATITSGNHPELIYDYYGFPDEAYRIQYSAPGQSQLAKKISELLISQGIPAKLDAQRGFDHGMFIPLMLMYPEANIPCVQLSLLRNLNPEQHINVGKSLSSLRKENVLIIGSGMSFHNLQQFFLKGSDSDSENEAFDYWLQETCSDEGLSQEEQKLRLIDWQKAPAARYCHPREEHLLPLHVCYGVACADTSFAKIVFNQKIMRKKVTSFLW, from the coding sequence ATGAATAAGCATTCATCAGAAAAACTTTCATCGGTTATATATATACCTCATGGTGGAGGCCCACTGCCGATTCTAGGAGATAAAGCTCAGGAGAAATTGGTTGTTTTTCTTAGAGAGATAGCTCGCGATCTGAATAAGCCCTCAGCGATACTCATCATCAGCGCGCACTGGGAGGAAGACCAAGCAACGATTACAAGCGGCAACCATCCTGAATTAATTTATGATTATTACGGTTTTCCTGATGAAGCTTATCGGATTCAATATTCAGCTCCAGGTCAGTCACAGCTTGCCAAGAAAATCTCTGAATTGCTTATATCGCAAGGCATTCCAGCGAAATTGGACGCGCAGCGGGGGTTTGACCATGGCATGTTTATTCCACTTATGCTGATGTATCCAGAGGCGAATATCCCTTGTGTTCAGTTATCTCTACTGAGAAATTTAAACCCGGAACAGCACATTAACGTGGGAAAATCCTTGAGCTCTTTGAGAAAGGAAAACGTCCTTATTATTGGCTCGGGAATGTCCTTTCACAATTTGCAGCAGTTCTTTTTAAAAGGCAGTGATAGCGATTCCGAAAACGAGGCGTTTGACTATTGGTTGCAAGAAACTTGTTCCGACGAAGGTTTATCACAGGAAGAACAGAAGCTAAGGCTGATTGACTGGCAAAAAGCACCAGCTGCGCGTTACTGCCATCCCAGAGAAGAACATTTATTACCTTTACACGTATGCTATGGTGTTGCCTGTGCAGATACGTCGTTTGCAAAAATTGTATTCAATCAGAAAATCATGAGGAAGAAAGTAACGAGCTTTCTGTGGTAG
- a CDS encoding calcium-binding protein — protein MANIYGTRHNDTIYPTYKSAGVVGPKPSNASDKIWGKDGNDSINGWGGNDFLYGGNGNDNLDGSTGNDFLDGGAGNDVLSGGLGKDSLVGGAGADTFKWLFSVGSPDTYQRDTIFNFTPSEGDRIDIRGIDADAYYYGNQDFDPYYQLSFNDANNVLTADVYGTDQDWSVKLVGLEDGVNPIDYVIG, from the coding sequence ATGGCAAATATCTATGGAACACGCCACAATGACACTATTTATCCAACATATAAATCGGCAGGTGTTGTTGGCCCAAAACCAAGCAATGCATCTGATAAAATTTGGGGAAAAGACGGCAATGATAGTATAAATGGTTGGGGTGGCAACGATTTCCTTTATGGCGGCAACGGCAACGATAATTTAGATGGCAGTACAGGCAACGATTTTCTCGACGGTGGCGCTGGCAATGATGTTCTGAGCGGTGGTTTGGGCAAAGATTCACTGGTTGGCGGAGCAGGTGCTGACACTTTCAAATGGTTGTTTTCAGTCGGAAGTCCAGATACCTATCAAAGAGATACCATCTTCAATTTTACACCTAGTGAAGGCGATCGTATCGATATTAGGGGAATTGATGCCGATGCTTATTATTATGGCAACCAAGATTTTGATCCATACTATCAGTTGTCTTTTAACGATGCCAATAACGTTCTAACTGCCGACGTGTATGGCACTGACCAAGATTGGTCAGTAAAATTGGTTGGTCTTGAAGACGGCGTCAATCCAATTGACTATGTGATTGGTTAA